In Micromonospora sp. LH3U1, one genomic interval encodes:
- a CDS encoding 2'-5' RNA ligase family protein, translating to MEPTQTALIVPIPEAEDAVGRFRESLDPAASWGVPAHVTVLYPFLPPQQINDQTLTVLRATIAGIRRFDVALTQIGWFGDTVVWLAPQPDRPFRNLTAAVWQRLPETTPYAGEHTEVVPHLTIGQDAPKPTLSHAAETVSAQLPINAAVDMVHLIAGTSGLSPWRTVCEFPLGRISSSAA from the coding sequence ATGGAACCGACACAGACGGCGCTCATCGTGCCGATACCCGAGGCCGAGGACGCGGTAGGTCGGTTTCGGGAATCTCTCGACCCGGCCGCCTCATGGGGCGTGCCGGCGCACGTGACCGTCCTCTACCCGTTTCTGCCTCCGCAGCAGATCAACGACCAGACCCTGACCGTGCTGCGCGCGACCATTGCCGGCATACGGCGGTTCGACGTTGCGCTGACTCAGATCGGCTGGTTCGGCGACACTGTCGTATGGCTTGCACCGCAGCCAGACCGTCCGTTCCGGAACCTCACTGCGGCGGTGTGGCAGCGGTTGCCCGAGACCACCCCATATGCCGGGGAACACACCGAGGTAGTGCCGCACCTGACCATCGGCCAGGACGCCCCCAAGCCCACACTGAGCCACGCTGCGGAAACCGTCTCCGCGCAGCTGCCGATCAACGCGGCCGTCGACATGGTTCACCTCATCGCCGGAACGTCGGGCCTAAGCCCGTGGCGCACCGTCTGCGAGTTCCCACTGGGGCGGATCTCCTCGTCGGCAGCATGA
- a CDS encoding tyrosine-type recombinase/integrase, with the protein MTRNVAAGVRLPRVGHSEKVFLTHVQVGELATAAEPHGLIIRVLAYTGLRWGELAALRVRRVDLVKRRLLVAESVTEVNGRAVFGTPKTHQRRSVPLPRFLVEPIAAQIAGRTGDELLFTSPAGEVLRNNNLRRRVFDRAAKSIGLAGLTPHELRHTAASLAVAEGANVKAVQRMLGHASAAMTLDVYADLFEDDLDQVADRLDRAAGRAAADSVRTEGVGPELDAVRPGRRQHG; encoded by the coding sequence TTGACTCGCAACGTCGCGGCAGGTGTGCGGCTGCCCCGGGTCGGACACTCCGAGAAGGTGTTCCTGACCCACGTCCAGGTGGGCGAGCTGGCGACGGCGGCAGAGCCGCACGGGCTGATCATCCGGGTGCTGGCCTATACCGGGCTGCGGTGGGGTGAGCTGGCGGCGCTTCGGGTGCGTCGGGTGGACCTGGTGAAGCGACGGCTGCTGGTCGCGGAGTCGGTGACGGAGGTCAACGGTCGGGCGGTGTTCGGTACGCCGAAGACACACCAGCGCCGGTCGGTGCCGCTCCCCCGGTTCCTGGTCGAGCCGATCGCCGCACAGATCGCCGGCCGCACGGGTGACGAGCTGCTGTTCACGTCCCCGGCCGGCGAGGTGCTGCGCAACAACAACCTCCGTCGCCGCGTCTTCGATCGGGCTGCGAAGTCGATCGGGCTCGCTGGCCTGACGCCGCACGAGCTGCGGCACACAGCGGCCAGTCTGGCGGTGGCCGAGGGTGCCAACGTCAAGGCGGTGCAGCGGATGCTCGGGCACGCCTCGGCGGCCATGACGCTGGACGTGTACGCGGACCTGTTCGAGGACGACCTGGACCAGGTGGCGGACCGACTCGACCGGGCGGCGGGTCGTGCTGCTGCGGACTCAGTGCGGACTGAGGGTGTCGGCCCAGAGCTCGATGCGGTGCGTCCGGGTCGTCGGCAGCATGGCTGA
- a CDS encoding NAD(P)/FAD-dependent oxidoreductase, with protein sequence MVAETDVVIVGGGLAGLAAARRLHRAGVPWRLLEASGRLGGRVATDEVDGYLIDRGFQVLNTAYPRLGTLLDTDRLHLGYFTSGVLVRKGDDLLRLVNPLREPTGGPATVLAGIGSLLDRLRFAALATGCATLPTSRLLTAPETSAETALRRAGLSDAIIEELLRPFLSGVFIDRELATSSHVLAMVLRSFARGRIGLPAEGMAALPRAIADPLPADLLDLDTGVAEVTPGRVRTQAGDIHCRAVVVAVDPPAASALLPALATVRMHSYTTYYHSAPEPPLTEPILLVDGDRREIVANTVVLSNAAPTYAPAGRHLIATSVVGATPPPEPTVRAELTRLYGRSTADWTHLTTVAVPNALPAAPPPQGRLRKPVSLEEGLFVAGDHRDSPSIQGALASGWRAAGAVLDELRVG encoded by the coding sequence GTGGTGGCTGAGACCGACGTGGTCATCGTCGGCGGCGGCCTGGCCGGCCTCGCCGCCGCCCGCCGACTGCACCGCGCCGGCGTGCCCTGGCGGTTGTTGGAGGCCAGCGGTCGACTCGGCGGCCGGGTCGCCACCGACGAGGTCGACGGTTACCTCATCGACCGTGGTTTCCAGGTGCTCAACACCGCCTACCCCCGGCTCGGCACGCTGCTCGACACCGACCGGCTCCACCTCGGGTACTTCACCTCCGGTGTGCTGGTGCGCAAGGGCGACGACCTGCTGCGGCTGGTCAATCCGTTGCGCGAACCGACCGGAGGACCGGCCACCGTGCTCGCCGGGATCGGCTCGTTGCTCGACCGGCTGCGCTTCGCCGCGCTCGCCACCGGCTGCGCCACCCTGCCCACGTCCCGGCTGCTCACCGCGCCGGAGACCAGCGCCGAGACCGCGCTGCGCCGGGCGGGCCTCTCCGACGCCATCATCGAGGAATTGCTGCGACCGTTCCTGTCCGGTGTGTTCATCGATCGGGAGCTGGCCACCTCCAGCCACGTACTGGCGATGGTGTTGCGCTCCTTCGCCCGCGGCCGGATCGGCCTGCCCGCCGAGGGGATGGCCGCGTTGCCCCGGGCCATCGCCGACCCGCTGCCGGCCGACCTGCTCGACCTGGACACCGGAGTTGCGGAGGTCACCCCCGGCCGGGTCCGCACCCAGGCCGGCGACATCCACTGCCGGGCCGTCGTGGTCGCCGTCGACCCACCCGCCGCGTCCGCGCTGCTGCCGGCCCTGGCGACGGTACGCATGCACAGCTACACCACCTACTACCACAGCGCGCCCGAGCCGCCGCTCACCGAGCCGATCCTGCTCGTCGACGGCGACCGGCGGGAAATCGTCGCCAACACGGTGGTGCTCAGCAACGCCGCCCCGACCTACGCGCCCGCCGGACGGCACCTGATCGCCACCTCCGTGGTGGGCGCGACCCCCCCACCGGAGCCGACCGTACGGGCCGAGTTGACCCGGCTGTACGGCCGATCCACCGCCGACTGGACCCACCTCACCACCGTGGCCGTCCCGAACGCGCTGCCCGCCGCGCCGCCACCACAAGGGCGGCTGCGTAAACCCGTGTCGTTGGAGGAGGGGCTGTTCGTGGCCGGTGACCACCGGGACAGCCCATCGATCCAGGGCGCGCTCGCCAGCGGCTGGCGCGCGGCCGGAGCCGTGCTGGACGAGCTGCGCGTCGGCTGA
- a CDS encoding MMPL family transporter → MSGRGGRATLIAVAVVLAWLVIGGVAGPYAGRLSEVATNDNAAFLPTDAEATRAQDLAGEFVDRETIPALVVYERPSGITDADRQRVSADAARFAQLPGVVTPLPPPIPSEDGQALQVVVPVDDAEGEEIGTVVEQLRDITGGDRDGLAVDVSGPAGLLADLIEVFSAIDGPLLLVTLVVVLIILLVVYRSPVLWIFPLLAAGMSYALASVFVYLLADADVVKLNGQAQGILTVLVFGAGTDYALLMIARYREELHRHDRPWDAMRTAWKGAAPAIIASGGTVIVSLLCLLLSSLNSNRALGPVAAIGIAATLLVMLTFLPALLVLGGRWAFWPRRPREDQADPRAEHGIWSRIAGFVARHARPIWLSTAVVLAILTLGLTQLGATTLGQSDLFTQRTDSVDGQEVISRHYPAGTGSPATIFTTEQTARQVTQVAQGVPGVAEVRPLTAGPQTGPPNPNATPKVVDGRVQLEATLADPPDSDGAERTIRELRVAVHQVPGADAVVGGFTAINVDTSDAAKRDQNVIIPVVLVVIAVILALLLRALLAPVLLIATVLLSFGATLGLCALLFRHVFDFPGVDSSFPLFAFVFLVALGIDYNIFLMSRVREESVKRGTRAGVLAGLAVTGGVITSAGIVLAATFSALAVLPLVVLVELGTAVAVGVLIDTIIVRSLLVPALAYDIGPKIWWPGRLSRANGEREARGGG, encoded by the coding sequence ATGTCCGGACGAGGCGGCAGGGCCACGCTGATCGCAGTGGCGGTCGTGCTGGCCTGGCTGGTCATCGGCGGCGTGGCCGGGCCGTACGCCGGGCGCCTCAGCGAGGTCGCCACCAACGACAACGCCGCCTTCCTGCCCACCGACGCCGAGGCGACGCGCGCCCAGGACCTCGCCGGCGAGTTCGTCGACCGGGAGACCATCCCGGCTCTGGTCGTCTACGAGCGGCCCTCCGGGATCACCGACGCCGACCGGCAGCGGGTGAGCGCCGACGCCGCGCGATTCGCCCAACTGCCCGGAGTGGTCACCCCGCTGCCCCCGCCCATCCCCAGCGAGGACGGCCAGGCACTCCAGGTCGTCGTGCCGGTGGACGACGCCGAAGGCGAGGAGATCGGCACGGTCGTCGAACAGCTCCGCGACATCACCGGCGGCGACCGGGACGGGCTCGCCGTGGACGTCTCCGGCCCTGCCGGCCTGCTCGCCGACCTGATCGAGGTCTTCTCCGCCATCGACGGGCCACTGCTGCTGGTCACCCTGGTCGTGGTGCTGATCATCCTGCTGGTCGTCTACCGCAGCCCGGTGCTCTGGATCTTTCCGCTGCTCGCCGCCGGGATGTCGTACGCCCTCGCCTCGGTCTTCGTCTACCTGCTCGCCGACGCGGACGTGGTCAAGCTCAACGGGCAGGCCCAGGGCATCCTCACCGTGCTGGTATTCGGGGCGGGCACCGACTACGCGTTGCTGATGATCGCCCGCTACCGGGAGGAGCTGCACCGCCACGACCGCCCCTGGGACGCCATGCGCACCGCGTGGAAGGGCGCCGCACCGGCCATCATCGCCTCCGGTGGCACGGTCATCGTCAGCCTGCTCTGCCTGCTGCTGTCCAGCCTCAACTCCAACCGAGCGCTCGGCCCGGTCGCCGCCATCGGGATCGCCGCCACCCTGCTGGTGATGCTCACCTTCCTGCCCGCGCTGCTGGTGCTCGGTGGCCGGTGGGCGTTCTGGCCCCGACGGCCCCGGGAGGATCAGGCCGACCCACGAGCCGAGCACGGCATCTGGAGCCGCATCGCCGGCTTCGTGGCCCGGCACGCCCGACCGATCTGGTTGAGCACCGCGGTCGTACTGGCCATCCTCACGCTCGGCCTCACCCAGCTCGGCGCCACCACCCTCGGCCAGTCCGACCTGTTCACCCAACGCACCGACTCGGTGGACGGCCAGGAGGTCATCTCCCGGCACTACCCGGCCGGCACGGGCAGCCCGGCCACCATCTTCACCACCGAGCAGACCGCCCGGCAGGTCACCCAGGTGGCGCAGGGCGTACCCGGCGTCGCCGAGGTCCGCCCGCTCACCGCCGGCCCGCAGACCGGCCCGCCCAACCCGAACGCCACACCGAAGGTCGTCGACGGGCGGGTGCAACTGGAGGCGACCCTGGCCGACCCGCCCGACAGCGACGGCGCCGAGCGGACCATCCGCGAGCTGCGGGTGGCCGTACACCAGGTGCCCGGCGCGGACGCGGTGGTCGGCGGCTTCACCGCGATCAACGTGGACACGTCCGACGCCGCGAAACGCGACCAGAACGTCATCATCCCGGTGGTGCTGGTGGTCATCGCGGTCATCCTGGCCCTGCTGCTGCGGGCACTCCTCGCCCCGGTGCTCCTGATCGCCACCGTGCTGCTCAGCTTCGGGGCCACCCTCGGCCTCTGCGCGCTGCTGTTCCGCCACGTCTTCGACTTCCCCGGCGTGGACTCGTCGTTCCCGCTGTTCGCGTTCGTCTTCCTGGTCGCACTCGGCATCGACTACAACATCTTCCTGATGAGCCGGGTCCGCGAGGAGTCGGTCAAGCGCGGCACCCGCGCCGGTGTGCTCGCCGGCCTCGCCGTCACCGGCGGGGTGATCACCTCCGCCGGCATCGTGCTCGCCGCGACCTTCTCCGCCCTCGCCGTCCTGCCACTCGTGGTGCTGGTCGAGTTGGGTACCGCGGTCGCGGTCGGGGTACTGATCGACACGATCATCGTCCGGTCGCTGCTGGTGCCCGCACTCGCGTACGACATCGGGCCGAAGATCTGGTGGCCGGGCCGGTTGTCCCGGGCGAACGGTGAGCGGGAGGCGCGCGGTGGTGGCTGA
- a CDS encoding sugar phosphate isomerase/epimerase family protein — MARPITLFTGQWADLPFEEVCRLASEWGYDGLEIACWGDHFEVDKALADDSYVERKRETLAKHNLQVFTISNHLVGQAVCDHPIDERHQDILPGRIWGDGEPEGVRQRAAEEIKDTARAAAKLGVKTVVGFTGSSIWHTLAMFPPVPPSMIERGYQDFADRWNPILDVFDEVGVRFAHEVHPSEIAYDYWTTKRTLEAIGNRPAFGLNWDPSHFVWQELDPVNFIFDFADRIYHVDCKDAKVRTGDGRRGRLASHLPWADLRRGWDFVSTGHGDVPWEDCFRALNAIGYTGPISVEWEDAGMDRLVGAPEALQFVRRLAFDAPTAAFDAAFSSKD, encoded by the coding sequence ATGGCGCGACCCATCACGCTCTTCACCGGCCAGTGGGCCGACCTGCCGTTCGAGGAGGTCTGCCGGCTCGCCTCCGAGTGGGGCTACGACGGTCTGGAGATCGCCTGCTGGGGCGACCACTTCGAGGTCGACAAGGCGCTCGCCGACGACTCGTACGTCGAGCGCAAGCGCGAGACCCTCGCGAAGCACAACCTTCAGGTCTTCACGATCTCCAACCACCTGGTTGGCCAGGCGGTCTGCGACCACCCGATCGACGAGCGGCACCAGGACATCCTGCCCGGTCGGATCTGGGGCGACGGGGAGCCCGAGGGGGTCCGTCAGCGGGCCGCCGAGGAGATCAAGGACACCGCGCGGGCGGCGGCGAAGCTCGGGGTGAAGACGGTCGTCGGCTTCACCGGTTCGTCGATCTGGCACACCCTGGCGATGTTCCCGCCGGTGCCGCCGTCGATGATCGAGCGCGGCTACCAGGACTTCGCCGACCGGTGGAACCCGATCCTCGACGTGTTCGACGAGGTGGGGGTGCGGTTCGCGCACGAGGTGCACCCGAGTGAGATCGCGTACGACTACTGGACGACGAAGCGGACGCTGGAGGCGATCGGCAACCGGCCCGCGTTCGGGTTGAACTGGGACCCGTCGCACTTCGTCTGGCAGGAGTTGGACCCGGTGAACTTCATCTTCGACTTCGCCGACCGGATCTACCACGTGGACTGCAAGGACGCGAAGGTCCGCACCGGAGATGGCCGGCGTGGGCGGCTCGCCTCGCACCTGCCCTGGGCCGACCTGCGCCGCGGGTGGGACTTCGTCTCGACCGGGCACGGCGATGTGCCCTGGGAGGACTGCTTCCGCGCGTTGAACGCGATCGGCTACACCGGCCCGATCTCGGTCGAGTGGGAGGACGCCGGGATGGACCGGCTGGTCGGTGCCCCGGAGGCGCTGCAGTTCGTCCGCCGGCTCGCCTTCGACGCCCCGACCGCCGCCTTCGACGCGGCGTTCAGCAGCAAGGACTGA
- a CDS encoding sensor histidine kinase: MGRFAQWRGMVLAQGHRLRGALRQAEEPDDPLTPAPSLNRLDALVEGFAAGQPVRWKLAGQPRPLPGPVDVVAYRIIEESLTNACRHAPGAPVAVRLRYDPTGITIEVRDEGAGPPPSGGGTQSAGRGLLGVRRRAERLGGTFSAGPRAGGGFTVRAVLPAPEELAE, from the coding sequence ATGGGGCGGTTCGCGCAGTGGCGCGGGATGGTGCTGGCGCAGGGGCACCGGCTGCGCGGTGCGCTGCGCCAGGCCGAGGAGCCGGACGATCCGCTCACGCCGGCGCCCAGCCTGAACCGTCTCGACGCGCTGGTGGAGGGCTTCGCCGCCGGCCAGCCGGTGCGCTGGAAGTTGGCTGGCCAACCCCGGCCACTGCCCGGCCCCGTCGACGTCGTGGCGTACCGGATCATCGAGGAATCGCTGACCAACGCGTGCCGGCACGCGCCGGGCGCGCCGGTCGCGGTCCGCCTGCGTTACGACCCCACCGGCATCACCATCGAGGTACGCGACGAGGGCGCCGGCCCCCCGCCGTCAGGCGGGGGCACCCAGAGCGCCGGGCGAGGTCTGCTCGGGGTACGCAGGCGCGCCGAGCGGCTCGGCGGCACGTTCTCCGCCGGCCCTCGCGCCGGTGGCGGCTTCACCGTGCGGGCCGTCCTGCCAGCGCCCGAGGAGCTGGCGGAATGA
- a CDS encoding ThuA domain-containing protein, with protein sequence MRRLLRPVLGAAMAALAVIACTTPASPASAADAPYDVLVFSKTAGFRHDAIPVGIQTIRDLGAANNFTVTATEDAAAFTTGNLAQYEAVVFLNTTGDVLNASQQTAFESYIGSGRGYVGVHAASDTEYDWPFYGNLVGAWFASHPAIQQANIKVEDRGHAATGHLPQTWTRTDEWYNYRTNARSTAHVLATLDESSYSGGGMGADHPLSWCKSYSGGRSFYTGAGHTQASYAEPAFRTHLLGGIRYASGRSKADCRPETGYTPIFNGSTAGWSQAGPGSFSNSDATLTSVGGMGLYWYNTKQFTNYSLKLDWKLAGDDNSGIFIGFPPSSDPWSAVDNGYEIQIDATDAADRTTGSVYTFKSADIAARDAALNAAGEWNTYELLVEGERLQIFLNGVKINDFTNTNPVRSLAGHIGIQNHGTGDDASFRNIRIKELGTTPPPTGNTTVQAEAFSSANGVTPFTKAGANGGQTIGYIDPGDWAAYNGVDLTGVTSFTSRVVSGGAGGTIQVRTGSATGPVLGSVAVPNTGSWTTFANVTTTLSNVPSGTQNLYLTFTGSGTGLFDVDDFTLVKGSGGTPGVGPIKGLAGKCLDVRSGGTADGTQVQIYTCNSSTAQTWTVTPNSTIKALGKCLDVSGSGTADGTKIQLWTCNGSGAQNWAAQSDGTLRNPSSGKCLDVSGNNSADSTVVHLWTCLGAANQKWTLP encoded by the coding sequence ATGCGCAGACTCCTGCGACCCGTCCTCGGTGCGGCCATGGCCGCCCTCGCCGTCATCGCCTGCACCACCCCGGCCAGCCCCGCCAGCGCCGCCGACGCCCCGTACGACGTGCTGGTCTTCTCCAAGACCGCCGGCTTCCGGCACGACGCGATCCCGGTCGGCATCCAGACCATCCGCGACCTGGGTGCGGCGAACAACTTCACCGTCACCGCCACGGAGGACGCTGCCGCGTTCACCACCGGCAACCTCGCCCAGTACGAGGCGGTCGTCTTCCTCAACACCACCGGCGACGTGCTCAACGCCAGCCAGCAGACCGCCTTCGAGTCGTACATCGGCTCGGGTCGCGGGTACGTGGGTGTGCACGCGGCCTCCGACACCGAGTACGACTGGCCGTTCTACGGCAACCTCGTGGGCGCGTGGTTCGCCTCGCACCCGGCAATCCAGCAGGCCAACATCAAGGTGGAGGACCGGGGGCACGCGGCGACCGGGCACCTGCCGCAGACCTGGACCCGCACCGACGAGTGGTACAACTACCGGACCAACGCCCGGTCGACCGCCCACGTGCTGGCCACGCTGGACGAGTCGTCGTACTCCGGTGGCGGCATGGGCGCCGACCACCCGCTCAGCTGGTGCAAGAGTTACAGCGGCGGTCGCTCCTTCTACACCGGCGCCGGGCACACCCAGGCGTCGTACGCGGAGCCGGCGTTCCGGACCCACCTGCTCGGCGGCATCCGGTACGCCTCCGGTCGGAGCAAGGCCGACTGCCGGCCCGAGACCGGCTACACGCCGATCTTCAACGGCTCGACGGCCGGCTGGTCGCAGGCCGGCCCGGGCAGCTTCAGCAACTCCGACGCCACCCTGACCTCGGTGGGCGGCATGGGGCTGTACTGGTACAACACCAAGCAGTTCACCAACTACTCGCTGAAGCTGGACTGGAAGCTGGCCGGGGACGACAACTCCGGCATCTTCATCGGCTTTCCGCCGTCCAGTGACCCGTGGTCCGCCGTGGACAACGGCTACGAGATCCAGATCGACGCCACCGACGCCGCTGACCGCACGACCGGGTCGGTCTACACCTTCAAGTCCGCCGACATCGCTGCCCGCGACGCGGCGCTCAACGCGGCGGGGGAGTGGAACACCTACGAACTGCTGGTCGAGGGCGAGCGGCTGCAGATCTTCCTCAACGGGGTGAAGATCAACGACTTCACCAACACCAACCCGGTTCGCTCGCTGGCTGGCCACATCGGCATCCAGAACCACGGCACCGGTGACGACGCCTCGTTCCGCAACATCCGGATCAAGGAGTTGGGCACCACGCCGCCGCCGACCGGGAACACCACGGTCCAGGCCGAGGCGTTCAGTTCGGCCAACGGGGTCACCCCGTTCACCAAGGCCGGCGCCAACGGTGGGCAGACCATCGGCTACATCGACCCGGGCGACTGGGCCGCGTACAACGGCGTCGACCTGACCGGGGTCACCTCGTTCACGTCCCGGGTCGTCTCCGGCGGAGCGGGTGGCACCATCCAGGTGCGTACCGGTTCGGCCACCGGCCCGGTGCTCGGCTCGGTCGCGGTGCCCAACACCGGCAGCTGGACGACCTTCGCCAACGTCACCACCACGCTGTCCAACGTCCCGTCCGGCACCCAGAACCTCTACCTCACCTTCACCGGTAGCGGCACGGGGCTCTTCGACGTGGACGACTTCACCCTGGTCAAGGGGAGCGGTGGCACGCCCGGGGTCGGCCCGATCAAGGGTCTCGCCGGCAAGTGCCTGGACGTGCGCAGCGGCGGCACCGCCGACGGCACCCAGGTCCAGATCTACACCTGCAACAGCAGCACGGCGCAGACCTGGACCGTGACGCCGAACTCGACGATCAAGGCACTCGGCAAGTGCCTGGACGTCTCCGGCAGCGGCACCGCCGACGGCACCAAGATCCAGCTCTGGACCTGCAACGGCAGTGGGGCCCAGAACTGGGCGGCCCAGTCCGACGGCACCCTGCGCAACCCGTCGTCGGGCAAGTGCCTGGATGTCTCCGGCAACAACTCGGCGGACAGCACCGTCGTGCACCTCTGGACCTGCCTAGGTGCGGCCAACCAAAAGTGGACCCTGCCCTAA